Genomic window (Spirochaetaceae bacterium):
GCCTCGGCGCCGTCGTCCACGGCCGCGGGCGCACGCGCGCCGACGACCCGCTCGATGGCGCGCGCGATCTGCCGGTCCCTGGTCCGAGAACGCCTGCCGGCGGGCGATGCTTGCGCATCGGTTTTCGTCGGCTTCCCTGTCGCGGGGTGACCGGACAGGCTCACTCCCGAGCGCGCCTCGGCATGCGGGCGAGCCGCCGGCTGCGCCGGCGCGCGGGCTACCCCCGCCGCCGGTCGTTGCCGCGGAGGCGCGGCCCGCCGGCGCATCCTGGCCGGCACCGGGCGTCCGTTCTCCATCAGGTACACCCGGTCGCACTGGGCGAAAGCGCCCTGCCGGTGCGCCACGATCAGCGCTGCCCCGCCACGCGCCTTCAGGTCACGCACCGCGCGCGCCAGCGCCAGCGTTCCCTCCGCATCCAGGTTGGAATCGGGCTCGTCCATGATCACCACCACCGGCGAGCCGTAGAACGCGCGCGCCAGCGCGATGCGCTGGCGCTGCCCGCCGGACAGCGCAGCGCCACCCGCCGCCACCTGGAAGTCGTAGCCGCCGGGCAGCTTCAGTATCATCTCGTGCGCGCCGGTCTGCCTGGCCGCCTGCACCACCGCCGCATCGTCCGGTCGCGGCGCCATGCGGGCGATGTTCTCCGCCACGGTGCCCTCGAACAGCACCACCTCCTGCGGCAGGTAGCCGATGTGGCGCCCCGCCTCCGCCGCGCCGTAGTGGTCCAGCTCGGCGCCGTCCAGGCGCACCGAGCCGCCGAGCGGCCGCCACACGCCGGCGAGCGCGCGTGCGAGCGTCGACTTGCCGGACGCCGACACGCCGGCGATGCCCGCCGCCTGCCCCGGGTTGAGCCGTAGCGACGCCTGACGCACCACCGCGTAGCGCGCCCCCGGCGGCGCCACCGTGACGCTGTGCGCCTCCAGGATCGCGCGCGGCGCCGGCAACGAGGTACGAACCGCCTCCGGCGGCGTCTCGCCGAGGAGCTGCCCCAGCGAGCGCCAGCCCACCACCGCGAGCTGCAGCCGCGGCCAGTAGCCGACCGCCTGGTCGATCGGCGCCAGCGCCCGCCCCAGCAGGATGGACCCTGCGATCACGACGCCGGGCGTCACCTCGCCGCGCAGCGCCAGCCAGGCGCCGAGCCCGAGCATCATCGACTGCAGGAACAGGCGCAGCGTCCTGGTCAGCACGCCGTAGAATCCGTTGCGGTCGGACACCGCCAGCGTCCGGTCCAGGAAGCGGTGACGCAGCGTTCGCGAACGGGACAGCACTGCGCCCAGCATGCCCAGCCCCTGAACCGTCTCGCCGCCCGCGCGCACCTGTTCAATGAAGTGGGCCGACTCGGCGGTCGCCGCGCCGGCCTCCCTCTGCAGCGCCCCGGTACGGGCTTGGTTGACCAGTGCGATGAGCAGCAGCAGGCATCCCGAAAACACCGCCAGCACGCCGAGCAGCCAGTGGAACAGGAACAGCACGAACAGGAACACTGGCGTCCAAGGC
Coding sequences:
- a CDS encoding type I secretion system permease/ATPase; the encoded protein is MTESRNGDREIRAALADSRRLFVACGLFSIAVNLLMLTGPLFMLQIYDRVLSSRSEATLVTLAGLVAFLFLLMGVLDHARGRVLARVGARLQERLDPRVLRAILVRSVAPAERSRPATGLADLEAILRFASSSGAFTFFDAPWTPVFLFVLFLFHWLLGVLAVFSGCLLLLIALVNQARTGALQREAGAATAESAHFIEQVRAGGETVQGLGMLGAVLSRSRTLRHRFLDRTLAVSDRNGFYGVLTRTLRLFLQSMMLGLGAWLALRGEVTPGVVIAGSILLGRALAPIDQAVGYWPRLQLAVVGWRSLGQLLGETPPEAVRTSLPAPRAILEAHSVTVAPPGARYAVVRQASLRLNPGQAAGIAGVSASGKSTLARALAGVWRPLGGSVRLDGAELDHYGAAEAGRHIGYLPQEVVLFEGTVAENIARMAPRPDDAAVVQAARQTGAHEMILKLPGGYDFQVAAGGAALSGGQRQRIALARAFYGSPVVVIMDEPDSNLDAEGTLALARAVRDLKARGGAALIVAHRQGAFAQCDRVYLMENGRPVPARMRRRAAPPRQRPAAGVARAPAQPAARPHAEARSGVSLSGHPATGKPTKTDAQASPAGRRSRTRDRQIARAIERVVGARAPAAVDDGAEAIAAAAAGEAGAAPAPGSGR